Proteins from a single region of Theobroma cacao cultivar B97-61/B2 chromosome 10, Criollo_cocoa_genome_V2, whole genome shotgun sequence:
- the LOC18587349 gene encoding F-box/kelch-repeat protein At3g23880 produces the protein MLMPITNHELPEIMVIDILLRLPVKSLMRFRCVCKSWCSSFQTSEFITNHKNKNLNLLLMLHDEVPYFSLLSTEAKIKEYGEPEVEFNLKVKENIHMLDFDQLTVSGPCNGLLCVHDNYSIILWNPSTREVKVLPESTISRPPATDDTYFGFVGFGFDRNSNDYKVLRCVNNCVLEEDGFAVLEFIYQIDLYSLRTDSWREIAHPDVFVYDPYLFNAYINGIYYWEAMGDDGDLILSFDMVEEVFSTLSLPNFGMSKAECSWCIASFNEALATIVHPRIGMEKCYDIWILNGYSWTKQLTIGPILGVEMPLGFWKNGELFLESENHKLVMFDPCTGQLRDFGIYMSQDSTQQLVVYAESIVSIRGSLEYEANITREVQVQKSTLRRPLIIRMLASTITWG, from the exons ATGTTGATGCCAATTACCAACCACGAGCTGCCAGAAATCATGGTGATCGACATCCTTTTAAGGCTTCCTGTTAAATCCCTTATGAGATTTAGGTGCGTTTGTAAATCCTGGTGCTCTTCTTTTCAGACTTCTGAATTTATCACCAaccataaaaacaaaaatctcaATCTCCTTTTAATGCTTCATGATGAGGTCCCTTACTTCTCCTTGCTTTCAACTGAAGCGAAAATTAAGGAATATGGTGAACCCGAGGTCGAGTTTAATCTGAAAGTCAAAGAGAATATTCATATGCTTGACTTTGATCAACTCACAGTCTCTGGTCCATGTAATGGCTTGCTTTGTGTGCATGATAATTATAGCATTATCCTTTGGAATCCTTCCACAAGAGAAGTTAAGGTTCTTCCTGAATCCACTATCTCACGTCCTCCTGCCACAGATGACACTTATTTTGGCTTTGTCGGGTTCGGGTTTGATCGCAACTCAAATGACTACAAGGTTTTAAGGTGTGTTAACAATTGTGTCCTTGAAGAAGATGGATTTGCTGTGTTggaatttatatatcaaattgaTTTATACAGCCTCAGGACGGATTCCTGGAGAGAAATTGCTCATCCTGACGTCTTTGTTTACGATCCTTATTTGTTTAACGCTTATATAAATGGAATTTACTATTGGGAAGCGATGGGTGATGATGGTGATCTAATCCTTTCTTTTGACATGGTTGAAGAAGTTTTCTCGACATTATCCTTACCGAATTTCGGTATGTCTAAAGCTGAGTGTTCGTGGTGTATTGCTTCCTTTAATGAAGCTCTTGCTACAATTGTTCATCCAAGAATAGGCATGGAAAAATGCTATGATATATGGATCTTGAATGGATATTCGTGGACTAAACAACTTACCATCGGACCTATTCTTGGAGTTGAGATGCCGTTGGGATTCTGGAAGAATGGAGAATTGTTTCTGGAAAGTGAAAACCACAAACTAGTCATGTTTGATCCCTGCACGGGACAGCTTCGAGATTTTGGAATCTACATGAGTCAGGACTCAACGCAGCAGCTAGTTGTTTATGCTGAAAGCATTGTTTCAATCAGGGGAAGTTTAGAGTATGAGGCAAATATAACTCGTGAAGTGCAGGT GCAAAAGAGTACTTTGAGAAGGCCGCTTATAATAAGGATGCTGGCCAGTACTATAACTTGGGGGTAA
- the LOC18587351 gene encoding annexin D4, with protein sequence MAPFLLIALLLVYLFTLNSFKAKKMGHPAEVEVLSKALSGIGVDEKSLVSILTKSHHEHKRSIRRGCSQFFFEDERQFERWNDDAIKTLKGEFKRFKDAVVLSLMHPWERDARLLKKALKKGPQQYGVIVEIACTRSSEQLLGARKAYHSLFERSIEEDLAAHIKGSERKLLVALVSAYRYEGPKVKEDTAKSEAKALLNAIKNADKRRLIEDEEVIRILTTRSKPHLKEVYEQYKKISGKSITEDFEAELFLKETIECLCTPHTYFTKVFDTALRVDANEDAKKALTRLITTQEAGNFKGVSAKFAHKIEERVKGAYKDVLLGVLARGEMNGQV encoded by the exons ATGGCACCCTTTCTGCTCATTGCACTACTCCTAGTCTATCTCTTCACACTGAATAGCTTCAAAGCTAAGAAAATGGGCCATCCTGCTGAAGTGGAAGTCCTCAGCAAAGCCTTGTCAG GAATTGGAGTTGATGAGAAATCATTGGTATCAATATTGACAAAATCACACCATGAGCACAAGAGATCCATCAGAAGAGGATGTTCCCAGTTCTTCTTTGAGGACGAACGTCAATTTGAGAGGTGGAATGATGATGCTATCAAGACTCTCAAAGGTGAATTCAAGCGTTTTaag gATGCTGTGGTGCTTTCCCTCATGCATCCATGGGAGAGGGATGCTCGTTTGTTGAAAAAGGCGTTGAAGAAAGGGCCACAGCAATATGGTGTTATAGTAGAAATTGCATGTACCAGATCATCTGAGCAGCTGCTAGGAGCAAGAAAGGCTTACCATTCCCTCTTTGAACGCTCAATCGAGGAAGATCTTGCTGCCCACATTAAGGGCAGTGAGCGCAAG CTCTTGGTGGCACTAGTGAGTGCTTACAGGTATGAAGGACCAAAGGTGAAGGAGGACACTGCAAAATCTGAGGCCAAAGCACTTTTGAATGCAATCAAGAATGCTGATAAAAGGAGACTAATCGAGGACGAGGAAGTCATCAGAATTCTTACAACAAGGAGCAAGCCTCATCTTAAGGAAGTCTATGaacaatacaaaaaaatttctgGCAAGAGCATAACTGAG GATTTTGAAGCTGAGTTGTTCTTGAAAGAAACAATAGAATGCCTATGCACCCCTCATACATATTTCACCAAG GTTTTCGATACAGCTCTCAGAGTTGATGCGAATGAGGATGCCAAAAAAGCATTGACTCGATTGATTACAACCCAAGAAGCTGGAAATTTTAAGGGAGTCAGTGCTAAATTTGCCCACAAGATAGAAGAGAGGGTCAAGGGAGCTTATAAGGATGTGTTGCTTGGGGTATTAGCAAGAGGGGAAATGAATGGACAAGTTTAA
- the LOC18587356 gene encoding probable S-adenosylmethionine-dependent methyltransferase At5g37990, which produces MEAKSQSLVPESYAINGGDGPYSYAQNSLYQRGIMEAAKGMINEEIAMKLDIQKLSLAASEPIRIADLGCSCGANTILAIQNIMEALKRKFRTHPTPEFQVFFNDQVSNDFNSLFASLPVLGRQYYAASVPGSFHGRLFPTASLHFVYSSCALHWLSKVPKGVVDKTDPAWNEGRIHYTGAPKEVFEAYSDQFAKDIDSFLQARGKELAPGGLMALLIPAIPDVISHPQITTGSEPELLGSCLVDMAKMGIVSEAKVDTFNLPIYFTYPKELRQIIEGNGCFSIKRMEILNIPKQRIVMPEPRQRTLYLRALLEALIEKHFGNEIIDQLFEIYLRKLSESPIILNPEYQETTALFVLLKLN; this is translated from the exons ATGGAAGCTAAAAGCCAAAGCTTGGTGCCCGAGTCATATGCTATCAACGGAGGAGATGGACCTTACAGCTATGCCCAGAACTCCTTGTATCAG AGAGGAATTATGGAGGCTGCCAAAGGTATGATCAATGAGGAAATCGCCATGAAACTTGACATTCAAAAACTTTCATTAGCAGCTTCAGAGCCAATAAGGATTGCAGACTTAGGTTGCTCTTGTGGAGCCAATACAATTCTGGCAATCCAAAATATCATGGAGGCTCTAAAGCGCAAGTTCCGAACCCATCCAACTCCTGAATTTCAGGTCTTTTTCAATGACCAAGTTAGCAATGACTTCAATTCACTGTTTGCATCACTTCCTGTACTTGGGAGGCAATACTATGCAGCTAGTGTTCCAGGTTCTTTCCATGGCCGCCTATTTCCCACGGCTTCCCTGCATTTTGTTTactcatcatgtgcactccatTGGCTCTCTAAGGTGCCAAAAGGGGTGGTAGACAAAACTGATCCTGCCTGGAATGAGGGTAGGATTCATTACACTGGTGCACCAAAGGAAGTGTTTGAAGCTTATTCGGATCAGTTTGCGAAGGACATAGACTCATTTTTACAAGCAAGAGGGAAAGAACTTGCACCTGGCGGGTTAATGGCTCTTCTTATACCCGCTATTCCTGATGTGATCTCCCACCCTCAGATTACAACAGGATCAGAACCTGAACTTTTGGGTTCTTGCCTTGTGGACATGGCAAAAATG GGAATAGTAAGTGAGGCGAAGGTTGATACTTTCAACTTGCCTATTTACTTCACATACCCAAAAGAATTGCGGCAAATTATAGAGGGGAACGGATGTTTCAGCATTAAGAGGATGGAGATACTGAACATCCCAAAGCAGCGCATAGTCATGCCTGAACCAAGACAGCGAACGCTGTACCTGAGAGCTCTCTTGGAAGCACTCATTGAGAAACACTTCGGAAATGAAATCATTGATCAACTCTTCGAGATATACTTAAGGAAACTGTCGGAGTCACCCATTATCTTGAACCCGGAATACCAGGAAACAACTGCACTCTTCGTCCTCCTCAAGCTAAATTAA
- the LOC18587358 gene encoding probable S-adenosylmethionine-dependent methyltransferase At5g37990 isoform X2, with product MEAKSQSIMLESYAMNGGDGPYSYAQNSLYQRGLMEAAKGMINEEIAMKLDIQELSLAASEPIRIADLGCSCGPNTILAVQHIIDALMRKFQSHSTPEFQVFFNDHVSNDFNSLFASLSVLGKQYYAASAPGSFHGRLFPKATVHFVYSSYALNWLSKVPERVVDKTDPAWNQGRIHYTGAPKEVLEAYSDQYAKDIDSFLQARVKELAPGGLMALLIPAVPDVITDPQITIGSEFKLVGSCLMDMAKLGMVSEAKVDTFNLPIYFTYPKELRQIIEENGCFSIERMEVLNIPKQHIVMPDLRQRMLYIRAILEPLIKNHFGNEIIDQLFEIYSRKLSESSIFLNPECQKTTAIFLLLKPI from the exons ATGGAAGCTAAAAGCCAAAGCATAATGCTGGAGTCATATGCTATGAACGGAGGAGATGGACCTTACAGCTATGCCCAGAACTCCTTGTATCAG AGAGGACTTATGGAGGCTGCCAAAGGTATGATCAATGAGGAAATCGCCATGAAACTTGACATTCAAGAACTTTCATTAGCAGCTTCAGAGCCAATAAGGATTGCAGACTTAGGTTGCTCTTGTGGACCTAATACAATTCTGGCAGTCCAACATATAATAGACGCTCTAATGCGCAAGTTCCAAAGCCATTCAACTCCTGAATTCCAGGTTTTCTTCAATGACCATGTTAGCAATGACTTCAATTCTCTGTTTGCATCACTCTCAGTCCTTGGGAAGCAATACTATGCAGCTAGTGCTCCTGGTTCTTTCCATGGTCGCCTATTTCCCAAGGCTACCGTGCATTTTGTTTACTCATCATATGCACTCAATTGGCTCTCTAAGGTCCCAGAAAGGGTCGTAGACAAAACTGATCCTGCCTGGAATCAGGGTAGGATTCATTACACAGGTGCTCCAAAGGAAGTGTTAGAAGCTTATTCGGATCAATATGCCAAGGACATTGACTCATTTTTACAAGCAAGAGTGAAAGAGCTTGCGCCTGGCGGGTTAATGGCTCTTCTAATACCAGCTGTTCCAGATGTGATCACCGACCCTCAAATTACAATAGGATCAGAATTTAAACTTGTGGGTTCTTGCCTCATGGACATGGCAAAATTG GGAATGGTAAGTGAGGCGAAGGTTGATACTTTCAACTTGCCTATTTACTTCACATACCCAAAAGAATTGCGGCAAATTATAGAGGAAAATGGATGTTTCAGCATTGAAAGGATGGAGGTATTGAACATCCCAAAGCAGCACATAGTCATGCCAGACCTAAGACAGCGAATGCTGTACATTAGAGCTATCTTGGAACCACTCATTAAGAATCACTTCGGAAATGAAATCATTGATCAACTCTTCGAGATATACTCAAGGAAACTTTCAGAGTCATCCATTTTCTTGAACCCAGAATGCCAGAAAACAACTGCAATCTTCCTTCTTCTCAAGCCTATATAA
- the LOC18587358 gene encoding probable S-adenosylmethionine-dependent methyltransferase At5g37990 isoform X3, which yields MVVKTKKLYIYECALRRFADILMEAKSQSIMLESYAMNGGDGPYSYAQNSLYQRGLMEAAKGMINEEIAMKLDIQELSLAASEPIRIADLGCSCGPNTILAVQHIIDALMRKFQSHSTPEFQGRIHYTGAPKEVLEAYSDQYAKDIDSFLQARVKELAPGGLMALLIPAVPDVITDPQITIGSEFKLVGSCLMDMAKLGMVSEAKVDTFNLPIYFTYPKELRQIIEENGCFSIERMEVLNIPKQHIVMPDLRQRMLYIRAILEPLIKNHFGNEIIDQLFEIYSRKLSESSIFLNPECQKTTAIFLLLKPI from the exons ATGGTTGTGAAGACAAAGAAATTATACATTTACGAGTGTGCATTGAGGAGGTTTGCTGACATTTTGATGGAAGCTAAAAGCCAAAGCATAATGCTGGAGTCATATGCTATGAACGGAGGAGATGGACCTTACAGCTATGCCCAGAACTCCTTGTATCAG AGAGGACTTATGGAGGCTGCCAAAGGTATGATCAATGAGGAAATCGCCATGAAACTTGACATTCAAGAACTTTCATTAGCAGCTTCAGAGCCAATAAGGATTGCAGACTTAGGTTGCTCTTGTGGACCTAATACAATTCTGGCAGTCCAACATATAATAGACGCTCTAATGCGCAAGTTCCAAAGCCATTCAACTCCTGAATTCCAG GGTAGGATTCATTACACAGGTGCTCCAAAGGAAGTGTTAGAAGCTTATTCGGATCAATATGCCAAGGACATTGACTCATTTTTACAAGCAAGAGTGAAAGAGCTTGCGCCTGGCGGGTTAATGGCTCTTCTAATACCAGCTGTTCCAGATGTGATCACCGACCCTCAAATTACAATAGGATCAGAATTTAAACTTGTGGGTTCTTGCCTCATGGACATGGCAAAATTG GGAATGGTAAGTGAGGCGAAGGTTGATACTTTCAACTTGCCTATTTACTTCACATACCCAAAAGAATTGCGGCAAATTATAGAGGAAAATGGATGTTTCAGCATTGAAAGGATGGAGGTATTGAACATCCCAAAGCAGCACATAGTCATGCCAGACCTAAGACAGCGAATGCTGTACATTAGAGCTATCTTGGAACCACTCATTAAGAATCACTTCGGAAATGAAATCATTGATCAACTCTTCGAGATATACTCAAGGAAACTTTCAGAGTCATCCATTTTCTTGAACCCAGAATGCCAGAAAACAACTGCAATCTTCCTTCTTCTCAAGCCTATATAA
- the LOC18587358 gene encoding probable S-adenosylmethionine-dependent methyltransferase At5g38780 isoform X1: MVVKTKKLYIYECALRRFADILMEAKSQSIMLESYAMNGGDGPYSYAQNSLYQRGLMEAAKGMINEEIAMKLDIQELSLAASEPIRIADLGCSCGPNTILAVQHIIDALMRKFQSHSTPEFQVFFNDHVSNDFNSLFASLSVLGKQYYAASAPGSFHGRLFPKATVHFVYSSYALNWLSKVPERVVDKTDPAWNQGRIHYTGAPKEVLEAYSDQYAKDIDSFLQARVKELAPGGLMALLIPAVPDVITDPQITIGSEFKLVGSCLMDMAKLGMVSEAKVDTFNLPIYFTYPKELRQIIEENGCFSIERMEVLNIPKQHIVMPDLRQRMLYIRAILEPLIKNHFGNEIIDQLFEIYSRKLSESSIFLNPECQKTTAIFLLLKPI, translated from the exons ATGGTTGTGAAGACAAAGAAATTATACATTTACGAGTGTGCATTGAGGAGGTTTGCTGACATTTTGATGGAAGCTAAAAGCCAAAGCATAATGCTGGAGTCATATGCTATGAACGGAGGAGATGGACCTTACAGCTATGCCCAGAACTCCTTGTATCAG AGAGGACTTATGGAGGCTGCCAAAGGTATGATCAATGAGGAAATCGCCATGAAACTTGACATTCAAGAACTTTCATTAGCAGCTTCAGAGCCAATAAGGATTGCAGACTTAGGTTGCTCTTGTGGACCTAATACAATTCTGGCAGTCCAACATATAATAGACGCTCTAATGCGCAAGTTCCAAAGCCATTCAACTCCTGAATTCCAGGTTTTCTTCAATGACCATGTTAGCAATGACTTCAATTCTCTGTTTGCATCACTCTCAGTCCTTGGGAAGCAATACTATGCAGCTAGTGCTCCTGGTTCTTTCCATGGTCGCCTATTTCCCAAGGCTACCGTGCATTTTGTTTACTCATCATATGCACTCAATTGGCTCTCTAAGGTCCCAGAAAGGGTCGTAGACAAAACTGATCCTGCCTGGAATCAGGGTAGGATTCATTACACAGGTGCTCCAAAGGAAGTGTTAGAAGCTTATTCGGATCAATATGCCAAGGACATTGACTCATTTTTACAAGCAAGAGTGAAAGAGCTTGCGCCTGGCGGGTTAATGGCTCTTCTAATACCAGCTGTTCCAGATGTGATCACCGACCCTCAAATTACAATAGGATCAGAATTTAAACTTGTGGGTTCTTGCCTCATGGACATGGCAAAATTG GGAATGGTAAGTGAGGCGAAGGTTGATACTTTCAACTTGCCTATTTACTTCACATACCCAAAAGAATTGCGGCAAATTATAGAGGAAAATGGATGTTTCAGCATTGAAAGGATGGAGGTATTGAACATCCCAAAGCAGCACATAGTCATGCCAGACCTAAGACAGCGAATGCTGTACATTAGAGCTATCTTGGAACCACTCATTAAGAATCACTTCGGAAATGAAATCATTGATCAACTCTTCGAGATATACTCAAGGAAACTTTCAGAGTCATCCATTTTCTTGAACCCAGAATGCCAGAAAACAACTGCAATCTTCCTTCTTCTCAAGCCTATATAA